A region from the Bactrocera dorsalis isolate Fly_Bdor chromosome 1, ASM2337382v1, whole genome shotgun sequence genome encodes:
- the LOC105223587 gene encoding probable ATP-dependent RNA helicase DDX28, with product MLKRSKNAAFLGMFRLYTTVTATAVQPNPGAALPKKQRPLISCKRTQFHLYVPAPADSDFGTIPLATSGWKHYKSKDDYMIFNATLSKADIQSEMIDIEDFLSSNNICFNEKLMENLRNDLNIKAFTNIQTKAIPKVYDSHHVLIAAETGCGKTLAYMLPILQQIIERKQAQAEKINRKFNTPLAVIITPGRELAVQISRVAEKLCQHTDLQIKTILGGNTKRLMVNPEFADVDVLVATVGALSKLVTTGIYRMEEVRHVVLDEADTLLDDSFSDKLGYFLRRFPFYKNHTQDEHNVGTQLILASATMPTNTEEMLQKVIDVQTLHEVSSQNLHKLMPHVEQRFMRISKQSRPSNLLNLVKKDVAKKQPVIVFSNKSATSDFVDIFLNNNGVRSVNLNGDMLMKIRIGRFEQFQDGKYDVLSTTDIGSRGLDTTSARHVINFDFPLHVSDYIHRCGRIGRVGNLTPSVVTNFISSRREVEVVQRIEHAARTGGLLPNVNANIKNIINKRILKDMQAAGIEVPEEEAF from the exons ATGTTGAAAAGGTCTAAGAATGCCGCCTTTCTTGGCATGTTCCGATTATATACAACGGTCACAGCAACTGCGGTTCAACCAAATCCAGGTGCAGCTCTTCCCAAAAAGCAAAGGCCCTTAATCAGTTGTAAGCGAACGCAGTTTCATTTATATGTACCAGCACCGGCGGACTCCGACTTTGGAACAATACCGCTGGCGACTAGTGGGTGGAAGCATTACAAATCCAAAGATGATTATATGATATTTAACGCGACCCTAAGTAAGGCAGATATACAATCGGAGATGATAGATATAGAAGATTTTCTCAGTTCaaacaatatttgttttaatgaaaaattaatggaGAACCTCAGAAATGATCTGAATATAAAAGCTTTCACAAACATTCAAACCAAAGCTATACCGAAAGTATACGATAGTCATCATGTGTTAATTGCCGCAGAGACTGGATGTGGCAAAACACTCGCCTACATGTTACCCATTTTACAACAGATTATTGAACGAAAGCAAGCGCAAGCGGAGAAAATCAATCGAAAGTTCAATACGCCGTTGGCTGTCATCATTACACCTGGCCGTGAACTAGCAGTCCAAATAAGCAGGGTGGCTGAAAAACTTTGCCAGCACACAGATTTGCAAATCAAAACAATACTTGGAGGAAACACAAAGCGCCTAATGGTCAACCCTGAATTTGCTGATGTTGACGTTCTAGTCGCCACAGTTGGTGCTCTCAGCAAACTTGTAACAACGGGTATCTATCGCATGGAAGAAGTGCGACATGTCGTGCTAGATGAAGCAGATACTTTGTTAGACGACAGCTTCTCAGACAAACTTGGATATTTTTTGCGGCGGTTTCct TTTTACAAAAATCATACACAAGATGAACATAATGTCGGCACGCAACTGATATTGGCGTCTGCCACGATGCCTACGAACACTGAGGAAATGTTGCAAAAAGTAATAGATGTGCAGACTCTGCACGAAGTTTCTAGCCAAAATTTGCACAAGCTGATGCCACATGTAGAGCAACGATTTATGCGAATTTCCAAGCAAAGCAGACCCTCCAATTTGctcaatttagtaaaaaaagatGTCGCCAAAAAGCAACCcgtcattgtgttcagcaatAAATCGGCCACAAGTGATTTTGTAGATATATTTCTCAATAATAATGGTGTTCGCAGCGTAAATTTAAACGGCGATATGCTTATGAAAATACGTATTGGACGCTTTGAGCAATTCCAAGACGGAAAGTATGATGTTCTATCCACTACGGATATTGGTAGCCGTGGACTAGACACTACAAGCGCCCGACATGTAATCAATTTCGATTTTCCGTTGCACGTATCTGATTACATACATCGCTGCGGGCGCATTGGACGTGTAGGGAATTTGACACCATCTGTAGTTACGAATTTCATATCCTCACGGCGCGAGGTTGAAGTAGTGCAGAGAATTGAACATGCGGCCCGAACGGGCGGTCTGCTACCGAACGTTAATgcgaacataaaaaatattataaacaaacgAATATTGAAGGATATGCAAGCAGCGGGAATAGAGGTTCCAGAGGAGGAAGCATTTTAA